In Dyadobacter sp. CECT 9275, the following proteins share a genomic window:
- a CDS encoding SDR family NAD(P)-dependent oxidoreductase, whose product MKMLEGKTAIVTGGGSGIGRSVALIYASEGANVVVADIHETEGQETVSLIEKEGGKAFFVKADSSSAADNERLVTETVAKYGGLHIACNNAGIGGPAAPTGEYPVEGWDKVIAVNLSGVFYGARYQIPAMLKSGGGAIVNMASILGQVGFANSPAYVAAKHGVVGLTKNIALEYASQGIRANVVGPAFIKTPLLKDFDEATFKWLESKHPIGRLGEPDEVAELVLWLSSDKASFVNGAYYAVDGGYLAQ is encoded by the coding sequence ATGAAAATGCTTGAAGGAAAAACGGCAATCGTCACAGGAGGTGGATCGGGTATTGGACGCAGTGTGGCTTTAATATATGCATCGGAAGGAGCGAATGTTGTGGTTGCAGATATTCATGAAACCGAAGGGCAGGAAACAGTATCGCTCATCGAAAAAGAAGGAGGCAAAGCTTTTTTTGTCAAAGCAGACTCCTCTTCTGCTGCTGACAACGAAAGACTGGTAACTGAGACGGTTGCGAAGTATGGCGGATTGCATATTGCCTGTAACAATGCAGGGATCGGCGGCCCGGCCGCACCCACGGGAGAATACCCGGTGGAGGGTTGGGATAAAGTTATAGCGGTGAATTTGTCAGGGGTGTTTTATGGTGCAAGGTATCAGATTCCTGCCATGCTCAAATCCGGCGGAGGAGCAATCGTGAACATGGCATCCATTCTGGGGCAGGTTGGTTTTGCCAATAGCCCGGCTTATGTGGCAGCCAAACATGGTGTGGTGGGATTAACCAAAAACATAGCACTGGAGTACGCTTCACAGGGTATTCGTGCTAATGTGGTAGGTCCGGCATTCATTAAAACTCCGCTCTTAAAAGATTTTGACGAAGCAACTTTCAAGTGGCTGGAATCCAAACATCCTATTGGCCGCCTGGGAGAGCCGGACGAAGTTGCCGAGTTGGTACTTTGGCTAAGCAGCGACAAAGCTTCTTTCGTAAACGGCGCCTACTACGCAGTGGACGGGGGATATCTGGCCCAGTAG
- a CDS encoding FAD:protein FMN transferase, whose translation MKLPTGKKPRYLLLILFLFIEKSCLLAQNQRYTYEKGMMGSPFVLTFYAPDDARAKKAADSTFSRIQQLNDSLSDYRDGSEINKLSATSGSGRWVPVGKDLYNILAVSQDFSKKTKGSFDATLGPVVQVWRRAVRKGYLPDEKEIKEAMARTGYQKLRLDPKTQRVLLTQKGMRLDIGGLGKGFAADEALKVMRSFGITAVLIDAGGKLAIADPPPGEKGWKIKVSSGRDSVGTIELAHVGVATSGPTYRYLEFEGKKYSHIVDPKTGTGLLFHVRTTVISPNATDADVLATAFSVTGIKRGKRYLRKYFSSSKVWLVETKGGKERVWKTIR comes from the coding sequence ATGAAATTGCCAACCGGAAAAAAGCCCCGTTATCTGTTACTGATTCTTTTTTTATTTATAGAAAAAAGCTGCCTTCTCGCTCAAAACCAGAGGTATACCTATGAAAAAGGGATGATGGGGTCACCGTTTGTACTTACTTTTTATGCTCCGGACGATGCCCGGGCGAAAAAAGCCGCAGACAGTACCTTTAGCAGAATACAGCAATTAAACGATTCGCTGAGTGATTATCGGGACGGGAGTGAGATCAACAAACTTTCTGCTACTTCCGGAAGCGGAAGATGGGTTCCGGTGGGGAAGGATCTTTATAACATACTTGCGGTATCACAGGATTTCAGCAAAAAAACCAAGGGCAGTTTTGATGCTACGCTAGGGCCGGTGGTACAGGTATGGCGCCGGGCGGTCAGAAAAGGGTATCTGCCTGATGAAAAGGAAATTAAAGAAGCCATGGCCCGGACGGGGTATCAAAAACTAAGGCTTGATCCAAAAACACAGCGCGTGCTGCTTACACAAAAAGGCATGAGGCTGGATATAGGCGGGCTCGGGAAAGGTTTTGCTGCAGACGAGGCCCTCAAGGTGATGCGTAGCTTCGGGATTACGGCTGTACTTATTGATGCAGGCGGAAAATTGGCGATTGCTGATCCGCCACCCGGAGAAAAGGGCTGGAAAATCAAAGTCTCATCGGGAAGAGATTCTGTAGGAACAATAGAACTCGCACATGTGGGGGTGGCCACTTCCGGCCCCACCTACAGGTATCTGGAATTTGAAGGGAAAAAATACTCTCATATTGTGGATCCTAAAACCGGAACCGGCCTGCTGTTCCATGTAAGAACTACGGTGATATCTCCGAATGCTACAGATGCTGATGTACTGGCAACAGCCTTTAGTGTTACCGGAATTAAAAGGGGGAAAAGGTATCTCAGAAAATACTTTTCGTCATCAAAAGTATGGCTTGTAGAGACAAAGGGAGGAAAGGAAAGGGTATGGAAAACGATTCGATAG
- a CDS encoding alpha/beta hydrolase: MKTSETKTVVFITGAFVSNSGWREWQSYFESKGYKTIAPAWPFKDAPAAVLRNRQPNDIQLAGLHLSELVDHYANIVTSLPEKPILIGHSLGGLITQILVNRGLAAGGVAIHSVPPQGIIPYEFSFLKAGYKALGFFTSVKKTYLMSLADWQYAFTNGMSLEEQKKSYEENTIPESKTVVRDGLTSAAKVDFSKEHAPLLLTSGDKDHIIPASLNLRNFKAYKKNGSVTDYKEFAGRNHFVLGLPTWKEDADYILEWLGQH; this comes from the coding sequence ATGAAAACGAGTGAAACAAAAACCGTGGTGTTTATTACCGGAGCTTTCGTAAGCAACAGTGGATGGAGAGAATGGCAATCCTATTTTGAAAGCAAAGGTTATAAAACAATTGCCCCTGCGTGGCCCTTTAAGGACGCTCCTGCGGCGGTGCTCAGAAACCGTCAGCCTAATGACATCCAACTTGCCGGCCTGCATCTAAGTGAACTGGTTGATCATTATGCAAACATCGTGACGAGCCTTCCCGAAAAACCAATCCTCATCGGCCATTCCCTGGGGGGACTTATTACGCAGATTTTGGTGAACCGCGGCCTGGCAGCGGGTGGAGTAGCCATCCACTCCGTTCCTCCTCAGGGTATTATACCTTATGAATTTTCATTCCTGAAAGCAGGATATAAAGCACTGGGCTTTTTCACATCGGTCAAAAAAACATATCTGATGTCGCTGGCCGACTGGCAATATGCTTTTACAAATGGTATGTCGCTGGAAGAGCAAAAGAAATCTTACGAAGAAAACACGATTCCTGAATCTAAAACGGTGGTTCGCGACGGACTTACTTCGGCTGCAAAAGTTGATTTCAGTAAAGAACATGCCCCATTGCTGCTCACATCCGGCGACAAAGACCATATCATACCAGCTTCTCTGAATCTAAGGAATTTTAAAGCTTATAAAAAGAACGGGTCGGTAACAGACTACAAGGAATTTGCAGGGCGAAACCACTTTGTTCTCGGCCTGCCAACCTGGAAAGAAGATGCTGATTATATCTTGGAATGGTTGGGCCAGCATTGA
- a CDS encoding Crp/Fnr family transcriptional regulator: MTEIDLLGHALHSFCGMDRPNFDLSLSYWQTKQYGKGEFYNEYKNVCKHLGFILDGVFRTYYINDETTEEKNVFFFSKNQIVVSYKSFVNQTPCNYYTESMTDSSILYIHINNLTKLYAESHQWEKFGRLVAEKAFNIAMTRAEDFLFLSPEQRYLDLLEQHPDIFNNVPLYHIASYLGIQGPSLSRIRKRMIMK, encoded by the coding sequence ATGACCGAAATCGACCTTTTAGGCCATGCACTACATTCCTTTTGCGGTATGGACAGGCCAAACTTCGACTTATCCCTTTCCTACTGGCAAACGAAACAATACGGGAAAGGTGAATTTTACAATGAATACAAGAATGTTTGTAAACATCTTGGTTTCATTCTGGATGGTGTTTTTCGCACCTACTACATTAACGATGAGACAACAGAAGAAAAAAATGTTTTCTTTTTCTCTAAAAATCAGATCGTTGTTTCCTACAAAAGTTTTGTAAATCAGACGCCCTGTAACTATTACACAGAGTCGATGACCGACTCATCCATTCTTTACATCCACATCAACAATCTTACGAAACTGTACGCGGAATCTCACCAATGGGAGAAGTTCGGGCGGCTGGTTGCAGAAAAGGCTTTCAATATTGCCATGACACGGGCGGAGGATTTCCTTTTTCTGTCACCCGAACAGCGTTATCTGGATCTGCTTGAACAGCATCCCGACATTTTCAACAACGTGCCGCTTTACCACATTGCATCCTATCTTGGTATTCAGGGACCATCACTCAGCCGTATCAGAAAAAGAATGATTATGAAATAA
- a CDS encoding hemolysin family protein, with translation MLLQVIITLVLVFLNGFFVAAEFAIVKIRASQLEQKAQEGNAMAILSKKIVANLDGYLAATQFGITLASLGLGWIGEPVVSKILIGGMELIGIHLDPELAHQIALPAAFAIITILHIVFGELAPKSIAIQRAEATTLFLSYPLHGFYLIFRPVVWLLNGIANVILKGIGITPSHGSEVHSSDELRYLVQQQKESGIIEAADYDLIKNAFNFSKRLARQVMIPRPQVFGLNVHDYDETKLEKILEEGYSRIPVYEDSLDQVVGVLHLKDLLIKMRKGEPINISQLTRPVLTVHESKPIGDILRDFQVNHQQMAVIVNEYGSTEGIVTMEDILEELVGEIQDEYDNEAPIVKNESDNTYLVIGSASITDVNDKLPHDIKKGEYETIAGYLIWKFGKIPAVGESLKTKNYEFTILKKQRNTILQVKITVLDNTVF, from the coding sequence ATGCTCCTTCAGGTTATTATTACGCTGGTCCTGGTTTTTCTAAATGGTTTTTTTGTTGCCGCCGAATTCGCCATTGTCAAAATAAGGGCTTCGCAGCTGGAACAAAAAGCTCAGGAAGGAAATGCCATGGCGATATTATCCAAAAAGATTGTGGCCAATCTGGACGGTTATCTGGCAGCAACTCAATTTGGCATTACGCTGGCCAGCCTGGGTTTGGGGTGGATCGGAGAGCCGGTAGTATCCAAGATTTTAATCGGCGGAATGGAGCTGATAGGCATTCATCTGGATCCCGAACTGGCTCATCAGATTGCACTCCCTGCCGCTTTTGCCATTATAACGATTTTACATATTGTTTTCGGTGAACTTGCACCCAAGTCCATCGCCATACAACGGGCAGAAGCCACTACGCTGTTTTTGTCTTACCCGCTCCATGGCTTTTACCTGATTTTCAGGCCGGTGGTATGGCTTTTGAATGGGATCGCGAATGTGATTCTGAAAGGCATCGGTATCACCCCGAGCCACGGCAGCGAAGTCCACAGCAGCGACGAATTGCGTTACCTGGTGCAGCAACAGAAAGAGAGCGGTATCATTGAAGCAGCTGATTACGACCTGATTAAAAACGCCTTTAATTTTTCGAAACGACTGGCGCGACAGGTTATGATCCCCCGCCCACAGGTTTTTGGGTTAAATGTGCATGACTACGATGAGACAAAACTGGAAAAAATCCTGGAAGAAGGGTATTCAAGAATTCCGGTTTACGAGGATAGCCTGGATCAGGTCGTAGGCGTTCTGCATCTGAAGGATCTGCTGATAAAAATGAGGAAAGGAGAACCAATCAATATCTCGCAATTGACCAGACCTGTCCTCACAGTCCACGAATCCAAACCTATTGGTGACATCCTGCGGGATTTCCAGGTGAACCACCAGCAAATGGCGGTGATTGTGAATGAATATGGCAGTACGGAGGGAATTGTGACGATGGAGGATATCCTTGAAGAACTGGTTGGCGAGATTCAGGACGAATACGATAACGAGGCGCCAATTGTTAAAAATGAAAGTGACAATACCTATCTGGTTATCGGCTCAGCATCCATTACGGATGTGAACGACAAATTACCTCATGATATCAAAAAGGGCGAGTACGAAACCATTGCAGGTTACCTGATCTGGAAATTCGGGAAAATTCCAGCCGTGGGCGAGAGCCTCAAAACCAAAAATTACGAATTTACCATACTCAAAAAACAGCGAAATACGATATTACAGGTAAAAATCACAGTGCTTGACAATACTGTATTTTAA
- a CDS encoding DUF763 domain-containing protein produces the protein MKTGHADLPLHYGKVPAWLAQRMSQLGGAIVEAVVVEYGRGMLLQKMSDPFWFQSLGCVLGMDWHSSGITTSVMGALKHAVNKKSGELGIYICGGRGKHSRQTPAELLAIADKTGLDGALLVHNSRLSAKVDNTAIQDGFQLYLHSFVLSKEGQWAVIQQGMNPDERMARRYHWHSPGVTSFLEEPHSFIYGQNQGKILNLTAKEAAPAKAAILSLTAENPDRVMREVSRLFMPGHHDVRAGDVNLKRLGAVLALAHDYAVPDMESLLLLEGVGPRTIQSLTLVSEIIHGTPSRFSDPARFSFAHGGKDGHPFPVPLKIYDESIRVLDKAVHSARLGEKDKSDALKNLSKAARQLEEGFEPNNRFDDIIREERENAWKYEGRTVKGKAKKPDSWNGQLELF, from the coding sequence ATGAAAACGGGTCATGCGGATTTGCCGCTTCATTACGGAAAGGTACCTGCCTGGCTTGCTCAGCGCATGAGTCAGTTGGGTGGTGCCATTGTGGAAGCCGTGGTGGTGGAATATGGCCGTGGTATGTTGTTACAAAAAATGAGCGATCCGTTCTGGTTCCAGTCCCTGGGATGCGTACTGGGTATGGACTGGCATTCTTCCGGGATTACCACTTCGGTAATGGGTGCTCTCAAACATGCGGTTAACAAAAAATCCGGGGAATTGGGTATCTATATATGCGGGGGCCGGGGAAAACATTCACGCCAGACTCCCGCAGAGTTATTAGCCATTGCTGACAAAACCGGATTGGACGGCGCTTTGCTGGTTCATAACAGCAGACTTTCGGCAAAAGTTGACAATACGGCCATTCAGGATGGTTTTCAGTTATACCTGCATTCGTTTGTTCTTTCCAAAGAAGGGCAATGGGCGGTGATCCAGCAAGGAATGAATCCTGATGAACGTATGGCCCGCAGATATCATTGGCATTCTCCCGGTGTAACATCTTTTCTGGAGGAACCGCATTCTTTCATTTACGGGCAAAATCAGGGAAAAATTCTTAACCTGACCGCCAAAGAGGCTGCCCCAGCCAAAGCGGCAATACTATCCCTTACTGCCGAAAACCCTGACAGGGTCATGCGGGAGGTAAGCAGGCTGTTTATGCCGGGGCATCATGACGTGCGTGCAGGGGATGTAAACCTGAAACGCCTGGGCGCGGTGCTTGCCCTTGCTCACGACTATGCTGTTCCTGATATGGAATCCCTGTTATTACTGGAAGGCGTGGGACCCAGGACCATTCAGTCGCTCACTTTAGTAAGTGAAATTATTCATGGCACCCCCTCCAGATTTTCCGATCCTGCTCGGTTCTCATTTGCTCATGGAGGAAAGGACGGGCATCCTTTCCCGGTCCCGTTGAAGATATATGATGAATCCATCCGCGTTTTAGATAAAGCGGTGCATAGTGCCCGGCTGGGCGAGAAAGATAAGTCAGATGCGCTGAAAAATCTGTCCAAAGCCGCCCGGCAGCTTGAAGAGGGATTTGAACCTAATAACCGATTTGACGATATCATCCGTGAAGAACGTGAGAACGCCTGGAAGTACGAAGGACGCACGGTAAAAGGGAAAGCAAAAAAACCGGACAGTTGGAACGGCCAGCTGGAATTGTTTTAA
- a CDS encoding DUF7133 domain-containing protein — protein MTRKTNFRKPLAGATLVALAVVSCMKMAPSDSSKIPKDALVVREDAATAKTRAREIRDKVSIKLADGLKLDLWASDSLAPDPVAIDVDALGRVYLNRTNRQKNSEFDIRGHRNWMTPSIALSTVEDRRTFLHSTFDPALSKENSWLKDVNGDGSHDWKDLAVEKDEVWRLEDTDHDGIADVSLRVINDFFDEITDVAGGILIRAKDAFVTIAPDVWRMTDTNNDGIYDQKTSISHGYGVHIGFSGHGMSNPVEGPDGKIYWNIGDIGANITTKEGVNHNRSNEGIIARANPDGSDFEIFAGGLRNTHEFVFDEYGNLISSDNDGDHPGESERLVHVVEGSDAGWRSNWQYGKYTDPKNNSYKVWMDEKLYVPRWEGQAAYIIPPIKNFHNGPTGMQYNPGTALGAAWKNKFFLVEFVGNPARSPIWSFGLKPKGASFELDGEQNILNGILPTGIRFGPDGALYIADWINGWDTKNYGRVWKLDVTEDKNDLKALRAETKRLMQLNYGAQKEEILLELLSNQDMRIRLKAQFELAGRGAKGAEEFKKAVAQTGNRLARVHGIWGLGQLARQDKSYANALLPLLKDSDSEITAQAAKVLGDAKIAEAGPLLIPLLTSSDPRAKFFGAQALGRIADKSAIQPLLAMIKANNDQDVYLRHAAVLALSRIGEVAPMVALADSPDRSLRIAAVLVLRRLASEKVSLFLKDKDEYIVTEAARAINDDYSIPAALPALADLLKETRFTSEPLLRRAVNAAQRVGGEQQLDAVITFAGRKEADKELRAEALAAIGTWANPSVLDRVDGRYRGSFTRSAAMVSNKIKPYVSALLRDKNPAVLVASSQMLADLGIADNNAALAQIMAESDAPEVRAAVLTALSRLNYADMETIMKKGMNDENADVRAAALGMVSSLTMSAAALSDISKVVFDKGSVKEQQQMLRVLGGLPITKTESIFNDLINKMSAKQLSPSLALDLNEAVDSTRSAALIAKLAPLRSQGNTVADYQDALYGGNAQAGRRYFLTSSAAECVRCHSIGGQGGEVGPKLTTIGSTLSREQILQALIEPSARLSPGFGMVILTLKDGQTASGILAEENDHELILKTSEAEPLKIPIARIAKRENVPSSMPPMGNIMSKREIRDVVEFLSGLKK, from the coding sequence ATGACCCGTAAAACAAATTTCCGTAAGCCGCTTGCGGGTGCAACTCTGGTTGCGCTGGCTGTGGTATCCTGTATGAAAATGGCTCCTTCCGATTCCTCAAAGATACCGAAAGACGCCTTGGTGGTGAGAGAAGATGCCGCAACGGCTAAAACCAGAGCCAGGGAAATACGTGACAAAGTTTCAATAAAACTTGCTGACGGCCTAAAGCTTGACTTGTGGGCTTCGGACTCCCTCGCTCCCGATCCTGTGGCAATAGATGTGGACGCCCTGGGAAGGGTATACCTCAACAGGACCAATCGTCAGAAAAACTCGGAATTTGATATCCGCGGACACCGCAACTGGATGACGCCGTCCATTGCCCTGTCTACCGTAGAAGACCGCCGTACTTTCCTGCACAGCACTTTTGACCCTGCTTTAAGTAAAGAAAATTCCTGGCTTAAGGATGTTAACGGAGATGGCAGCCACGACTGGAAGGACCTCGCAGTAGAGAAGGATGAAGTATGGCGGCTCGAAGATACCGATCATGACGGGATCGCGGATGTATCGCTGCGTGTGATCAATGATTTTTTTGATGAGATCACAGACGTTGCCGGAGGTATCCTCATCCGCGCAAAAGATGCATTTGTAACCATTGCTCCGGATGTCTGGCGTATGACCGATACCAACAATGATGGGATATATGATCAGAAAACGTCCATCAGCCACGGATATGGTGTTCATATCGGTTTCAGCGGGCACGGAATGTCAAATCCTGTGGAAGGTCCTGACGGGAAAATTTACTGGAATATAGGGGATATCGGGGCCAACATAACAACCAAGGAAGGCGTGAATCACAACCGTTCCAATGAGGGGATCATTGCGCGGGCCAATCCGGATGGGAGTGATTTCGAAATATTTGCCGGAGGCTTGAGGAATACCCACGAATTTGTTTTTGACGAATACGGGAATCTGATCAGCTCAGATAATGATGGTGACCATCCGGGCGAAAGCGAACGTCTGGTACACGTGGTGGAAGGCTCGGATGCCGGCTGGCGGTCCAACTGGCAATACGGGAAATATACCGACCCTAAAAATAACAGTTATAAGGTGTGGATGGACGAGAAGTTATATGTGCCCCGCTGGGAAGGACAAGCGGCCTATATTATCCCGCCAATCAAAAATTTCCACAATGGGCCAACCGGTATGCAGTACAATCCGGGAACAGCGTTGGGAGCAGCCTGGAAAAATAAGTTTTTCCTTGTGGAATTCGTAGGTAATCCTGCACGCTCACCAATATGGTCGTTTGGACTTAAGCCAAAAGGCGCATCTTTTGAACTGGACGGAGAACAGAATATCCTCAACGGGATTCTTCCGACAGGGATCCGGTTTGGTCCGGACGGAGCTCTTTACATTGCCGACTGGATTAATGGGTGGGATACCAAGAACTATGGCCGGGTATGGAAATTAGATGTCACAGAGGATAAAAATGACCTGAAAGCTCTTCGTGCGGAAACGAAGCGTTTGATGCAACTGAACTACGGAGCCCAAAAAGAGGAAATACTCCTGGAGCTGTTGTCCAATCAGGATATGCGTATCCGTTTGAAAGCGCAATTTGAACTCGCCGGCCGCGGTGCCAAAGGTGCGGAGGAGTTTAAAAAAGCAGTTGCGCAAACCGGAAACCGGCTCGCACGGGTACATGGAATATGGGGGTTGGGACAACTGGCGCGTCAGGACAAGTCCTATGCCAATGCGCTTTTACCATTGTTGAAAGATTCCGATTCGGAAATTACCGCCCAGGCGGCTAAGGTACTGGGTGACGCCAAGATAGCTGAAGCTGGCCCTCTTTTGATTCCATTACTGACCAGCTCCGATCCCCGTGCAAAGTTTTTTGGAGCACAGGCACTGGGGCGTATAGCAGACAAATCGGCAATTCAGCCTTTGCTGGCGATGATCAAAGCTAATAATGACCAGGATGTATACCTCAGGCATGCAGCAGTGCTGGCACTTTCACGTATAGGAGAGGTAGCCCCGATGGTTGCCCTTGCTGACAGTCCCGACAGATCATTAAGGATTGCTGCGGTGCTGGTGCTGCGCAGGCTGGCAAGTGAAAAGGTAAGTTTGTTTTTAAAAGATAAGGACGAATATATCGTCACTGAGGCAGCCAGAGCTATCAACGACGATTACTCTATCCCCGCTGCCCTGCCCGCACTTGCCGACCTATTGAAAGAAACCCGGTTTACTTCGGAGCCTTTGCTGCGCCGCGCTGTTAATGCGGCGCAGAGAGTGGGTGGTGAACAGCAGCTGGATGCTGTCATTACTTTTGCCGGGAGGAAGGAGGCTGACAAGGAGTTGAGAGCTGAGGCACTGGCTGCCATTGGTACTTGGGCTAATCCTTCGGTGCTGGACCGTGTTGATGGACGTTACCGTGGCTCTTTTACGAGAAGTGCCGCAATGGTGAGTAATAAAATCAAACCTTATGTTTCAGCTCTGCTGCGGGATAAAAATCCTGCAGTGCTGGTAGCGTCTTCCCAGATGCTTGCAGACCTTGGTATTGCCGACAACAACGCGGCGCTGGCGCAAATCATGGCCGAAAGTGACGCTCCCGAGGTCCGTGCCGCGGTACTAACCGCGCTTAGCCGGTTGAATTATGCAGATATGGAGACGATCATGAAGAAAGGCATGAACGACGAAAATGCGGATGTGCGCGCAGCAGCGCTGGGTATGGTAAGCAGCTTAACCATGTCCGCGGCAGCGCTTTCGGATATTTCCAAAGTAGTTTTTGACAAAGGCTCGGTGAAAGAACAGCAGCAAATGCTGAGGGTACTTGGAGGCCTCCCGATTACTAAAACGGAATCTATTTTTAATGATCTGATCAACAAAATGTCCGCGAAGCAGTTATCTCCCAGCCTTGCGCTGGATCTGAACGAAGCGGTGGATTCTACCAGATCGGCTGCTTTGATAGCTAAACTGGCTCCACTTCGTTCTCAGGGGAATACCGTGGCCGACTATCAGGATGCGCTCTATGGGGGTAATGCACAGGCAGGGAGGCGATATTTCCTTACCAGTTCGGCGGCAGAATGTGTCAGATGCCACTCCATTGGCGGCCAGGGTGGTGAAGTGGGTCCCAAACTTACCACCATTGGAAGCACATTGAGCAGAGAGCAGATTCTTCAGGCTTTGATTGAACCCAGCGCGAGGCTTTCCCCGGGGTTTGGTATGGTCATTCTGACGTTAAAGGACGGACAAACGGCAAGCGGGATTCTTGCTGAGGAAAATGACCACGAACTCATCCTGAAAACTTCCGAAGCCGAGCCATTAAAAATTCCGATAGCAAGGATTGCTAAACGAGAAAACGTTCCTTCCAGCATGCCGCCAATGGGAAATATTATGTCCAAAAGAGAAATCAGGGATGTAGTTGAATTTTTATCGGGGCTGAAAAAGTAA
- a CDS encoding DUF6984 family protein: MKQLREIRENEKILIQYLLQLLELDVQNYPLPEMVDEYEGGKMGSISLGGDVDAYAGDLIQVEYIDSDQTPVVITLTRDSHGKLLDLDFWKTDFSRLITYPTPDRLILNKTL; this comes from the coding sequence ATGAAGCAACTCAGGGAGATTCGAGAAAATGAAAAGATCCTGATTCAATATCTGTTACAGCTGCTGGAACTGGATGTTCAAAATTATCCGTTGCCCGAAATGGTAGACGAATACGAGGGAGGGAAAATGGGAAGTATCAGCCTGGGTGGAGATGTTGACGCTTACGCAGGTGATCTGATTCAGGTTGAGTACATTGACAGCGACCAAACGCCGGTTGTGATTACGCTCACCAGAGATAGCCATGGGAAGCTGCTGGATCTTGATTTCTGGAAAACAGATTTTTCCAGGCTGATCACTTACCCGACACCCGACCGCCTGATCCTGAATAAAACTTTATAA
- a CDS encoding NAD(P)-dependent oxidoreductase — protein MRSYKKIAVIGGGGKTGKFLVKSLLTHGFSVKLLLRHPADFTEELLSSDSEIEIIQGDAINPQVIYTLLRGCDAVMSTLGQRPGEPLVNSVATVSVLAAMTALKIRRYMLVAGLNVDTPFDKKGTKTQMATDWMKTNYPEITADRQKTYELLRESDVEWTLVRLPMIEYADLVQETGISLEDSPGDKISAGEIARFMIAQLTDDAYVRQAPFIAWK, from the coding sequence ATGAGATCATATAAAAAAATAGCCGTCATCGGCGGAGGTGGAAAAACCGGCAAGTTCCTGGTTAAAAGTTTATTAACCCATGGATTTTCGGTAAAACTACTGCTGCGGCACCCCGCTGATTTCACGGAAGAACTACTTTCCTCCGACTCTGAAATTGAGATTATTCAAGGAGATGCCATCAATCCGCAGGTCATTTATACACTGCTTCGGGGGTGTGACGCCGTCATGAGTACCCTTGGCCAACGCCCGGGGGAGCCGCTGGTGAATAGTGTTGCTACTGTTAGTGTACTTGCCGCAATGACGGCTTTGAAAATCCGACGGTATATGCTGGTTGCAGGATTAAATGTTGATACGCCTTTTGATAAAAAAGGTACTAAAACGCAAATGGCTACCGACTGGATGAAAACCAATTATCCTGAAATAACTGCGGACCGGCAGAAAACGTATGAATTACTCAGGGAAAGCGACGTGGAATGGACGCTGGTAAGGCTTCCGATGATCGAATACGCTGACTTAGTGCAGGAAACAGGTATCAGCCTGGAAGATTCGCCGGGCGACAAGATCAGTGCCGGGGAGATAGCCCGCTTTATGATCGCCCAACTGACGGATGATGCTTATGTCAGGCAGGCTCCTTTTATTGCCTGGAAATAA